A portion of the uncultured Draconibacterium sp. genome contains these proteins:
- a CDS encoding ATP-binding protein, giving the protein MGNYILIVNFISALIILLSALIVFVRIYKTRIQYKILLGVALLILFTGPIINILENLTILDHTEEFEQILSVLFLPLLIFAIYESIIGEQLRKRIKSEQKFKGIFNQTFSFISLLDKRGNIIEINSTVCKFTGYNNSNAKRVYFPDSSWWTHADEEREKLIKALEQAKRGQTVRFETTHVDVEGKIHDIDVSLKPIHDTNEKLIYIISEGRDITEIKKTRLELEKHKKNLEELVQKRTAELETANRELQTSNKALHEKNSIIHEKNTKLETALNELKETQAQLLQSEKMASLGVLTAGVAHEINNPLNYIMGAYEGLKLQEVCAGNRDTETLLDAIKTGTIRVSEIVKSLNQFSRNTPSDHEKCDIHEIIDDSLVMLQNRLKDRIEVCKNYTNETFITFGNVGNIHQVFLNIFSNAEQAINGKGKITIKTLKTQKLFSIEITDTGKGIAKEELSKITDPFYTTKEAGQGTGLGLSIAYSIIKEHDGRLEFESEVNKGTTVKVIIPQKE; this is encoded by the coding sequence ATGGGAAATTATATTCTGATAGTTAATTTCATATCGGCGCTTATTATTCTCCTGTCGGCACTTATTGTGTTTGTTCGTATATACAAAACACGCATTCAATACAAAATATTATTAGGTGTTGCACTTCTAATTTTGTTTACCGGACCAATCATCAATATTCTCGAAAACCTTACGATTCTTGATCATACCGAAGAATTTGAACAGATCTTAAGCGTTCTGTTTCTGCCCCTATTAATTTTTGCTATTTACGAAAGTATTATAGGCGAGCAGCTGCGCAAAAGAATAAAGAGCGAGCAGAAGTTTAAAGGAATTTTCAACCAAACATTTTCGTTTATTTCCCTCCTCGATAAAAGGGGTAACATCATTGAAATCAATTCAACAGTTTGCAAATTTACAGGTTACAACAACAGTAACGCAAAACGTGTGTATTTTCCCGATAGCAGCTGGTGGACACATGCTGACGAAGAAAGAGAAAAATTGATAAAGGCTCTTGAACAAGCAAAAAGGGGACAAACGGTCAGGTTCGAAACCACCCATGTTGATGTTGAGGGTAAAATTCATGATATTGATGTTTCGCTAAAACCGATTCACGATACAAATGAAAAATTAATCTACATTATTTCGGAAGGCCGCGATATTACCGAAATAAAAAAGACAAGGCTTGAACTGGAAAAGCATAAAAAGAACCTGGAAGAGCTGGTACAAAAAAGAACAGCGGAGTTGGAAACGGCCAACCGTGAATTACAAACATCGAACAAAGCACTGCACGAAAAGAACAGTATAATACACGAAAAAAATACAAAACTGGAAACAGCTCTAAATGAATTAAAAGAAACTCAGGCACAACTTCTTCAGTCCGAAAAAATGGCTTCGCTGGGTGTGCTAACTGCCGGAGTAGCGCACGAAATAAATAATCCGCTTAATTACATTATGGGCGCCTACGAAGGCTTAAAACTTCAGGAAGTTTGCGCGGGCAACCGCGATACCGAAACACTTTTAGATGCCATAAAAACGGGTACTATCAGAGTGTCGGAAATTGTTAAAAGCCTAAACCAGTTTAGCCGTAACACACCGTCGGATCATGAAAAATGCGACATTCATGAAATAATCGACGATAGCCTGGTAATGTTGCAAAACCGCTTAAAAGACCGTATCGAGGTTTGTAAGAACTATACTAACGAAACATTTATTACCTTTGGTAATGTTGGAAATATCCACCAGGTATTTTTGAATATTTTTTCGAATGCCGAGCAGGCTATTAACGGCAAAGGAAAAATTACCATTAAAACATTGAAAACACAAAAGCTGTTTTCGATTGAAATTACGGATACAGGGAAAGGAATTGCAAAAGAAGAATTGAGTAAAATTACCGATCCGTTTTATACAACAAAAGAAGCTGGACAAGGAACAGGATTAGGCCTTTCAATTGCCTACTCAATTATAAAAGAGCACGATGGACGCCTCGAATTTGAGTCGGAAGTAAACAAAGGTACAACCGTTAAAGTTATAATACCACAAAAGGAATGA
- a CDS encoding response regulator, which yields MNNKPKILYVDDEELNITVFQLTFSKYFEVLTADSGKKGVEIFQNDPDIKFVISDMKMPEMNGLEFIRKIKNECQHIPCSILSGYQQSPEILSALNNGEIVGYQLKPFNKGAVEQLILRHISSTRQ from the coding sequence ATGAACAACAAACCCAAGATACTTTATGTGGACGATGAAGAATTAAATATCACGGTCTTTCAGCTAACATTTTCAAAATATTTTGAAGTGCTTACCGCCGACAGCGGAAAAAAAGGCGTGGAGATATTTCAGAACGATCCGGATATAAAATTTGTAATATCAGACATGAAAATGCCCGAAATGAATGGACTCGAATTTATCCGGAAAATTAAGAATGAATGCCAGCATATTCCCTGCAGCATTTTGTCGGGTTACCAGCAAAGCCCCGAAATACTGAGCGCATTGAATAATGGCGAAATTGTAGGCTACCAGTTAAAACCATTTAATAAAGGAGCCGTCGAGCAATTAATCTTAAGACATATAAGCAGCACCAGGCAATAG
- a CDS encoding PocR ligand-binding domain-containing protein: MASSKMLELIDFQKVNTLLEGFNKSTGFVTAILDLDGNVLSKSGWRQICTQFHRAHSETSQNCTVSDTVLAGKMNNGEKYHCYKCLNGLIDVAVPIVIKGEHVANLFSGQFFFETPDKGFFLKQAEKYGFNKEEYLKALKNVPIISEEKVKTIMDFLLDMTNLISDITFQKQELMELNDALRSSEERYRLIQENSMDAILLTTTDGRIISTNKAARDMFQRSEEELCNVGRKGLVVSDDPRLKTFIEERERTGKVKGELLMRRKDQTVFPVELSSSVFTDQKGNKRTSMFIRDITERKKSEEQVRQKDIEFRKLSANVPDLIFQFTRRPDGSYCVPIASEGIRNIFGCSPEDVVDNFEPIARVIYPEDAARVINDIEYSAEHLTYFSCEFRVQIPGRNIQWIYSRSTPERLPDGSITWYGFNVDITKIKETEQELKSAKEIAEQKELLIEKQYAELKKSELQLKLSEEEILLKNKISNSIILGYDDKFFNSILDIVLNTLKCKFGFVGYIAERKGKTLVCPTMTYDIWDKCQMPNKTIEFPKEVWSGIWGESLIKKKSIFRNENLKLPMGHVQLSNALAVPILFHEKLIGQIVVANKVGGFTENHKHLLEDICNYIAPLLRAKLSEEKYKAELVSAKEKAEEANKLKTEFLNNMSHEIRTPMNGIIGFSEMLDAPDLSEEKRKYYSKIVQNSSSQLLRIIDDILEISTLETRQEKINETTFSLNDFLMELFSIFSLRSKEKNIPLYLKKALHDNECEVSTDKSKLNKILSNLIENAIKFTHSGFIEFGYKIKGENLIFYVQDTGIGISSNNREIIFERFSQEDKEISRKHGGLGLGLSISKENAILLGGDITLESEKGKGSTFYVSIPFKPTNINNHLQIDSVDNGTDKQIKNYTILVAEDEEVNYLYVEALFERENGKKFNIIHAKNGKEAVDICLQGEKVDLVLMDIKMPVMSGYEATEKIKSKIPDLPVIAQTAYSTYSDKQLALDHGCDDFISKPLNKEKLFEMINKCLNLK, from the coding sequence ATGGCGAGTAGTAAAATGTTGGAATTAATCGACTTTCAGAAAGTTAATACCCTTCTTGAAGGTTTTAATAAATCTACCGGTTTTGTAACTGCAATTTTAGACCTCGATGGCAATGTTTTGTCAAAATCAGGATGGAGACAAATATGTACCCAATTTCATCGCGCGCATTCAGAAACTTCGCAAAATTGTACCGTAAGCGATACTGTATTGGCCGGAAAGATGAACAATGGAGAAAAATACCATTGTTATAAATGCTTAAACGGATTGATTGATGTTGCTGTTCCCATAGTAATTAAAGGCGAACATGTTGCCAATCTGTTTTCCGGTCAGTTCTTTTTTGAAACGCCTGATAAAGGTTTTTTTCTTAAGCAAGCCGAGAAATATGGCTTCAATAAAGAAGAATACCTTAAAGCCCTTAAAAATGTTCCCATTATATCAGAAGAGAAGGTGAAAACCATAATGGACTTTCTGCTTGATATGACCAATTTAATTAGTGATATTACTTTTCAGAAGCAGGAATTAATGGAGTTGAACGATGCCTTACGAAGCAGTGAAGAACGTTACCGGCTTATTCAGGAAAACAGTATGGATGCAATTCTTCTTACAACTACCGACGGAAGAATTATATCAACCAATAAAGCAGCACGCGATATGTTTCAACGGTCAGAAGAAGAACTTTGTAACGTTGGTCGCAAGGGTTTGGTTGTTTCAGACGATCCCAGGTTAAAAACATTCATTGAAGAAAGGGAGCGTACCGGAAAAGTAAAAGGTGAACTTCTGATGCGAAGAAAAGACCAAACTGTTTTTCCGGTTGAGCTTTCATCATCTGTCTTTACCGACCAGAAAGGAAATAAGCGCACGAGCATGTTTATTCGCGATATTACTGAAAGAAAGAAATCAGAAGAGCAAGTTCGTCAAAAAGATATTGAGTTTAGAAAACTTTCAGCAAATGTTCCTGATCTGATATTTCAATTTACCAGAAGACCAGATGGTAGCTATTGTGTTCCTATTGCATCTGAAGGCATCAGAAATATTTTTGGCTGTTCACCCGAAGATGTTGTTGATAATTTTGAACCAATAGCACGGGTAATTTACCCGGAAGATGCCGCCAGGGTTATTAACGATATTGAATATTCAGCAGAACATCTGACCTATTTTTCCTGTGAGTTTCGAGTACAAATACCGGGACGAAATATACAATGGATTTACTCCAGATCAACACCCGAAAGATTACCCGATGGAAGCATTACATGGTATGGCTTTAATGTAGATATAACCAAAATTAAAGAAACAGAACAGGAGCTGAAAAGCGCAAAAGAAATTGCTGAGCAAAAAGAACTGCTAATTGAAAAACAATATGCCGAGTTAAAAAAATCTGAGCTTCAGCTGAAACTATCTGAAGAAGAAATATTGCTCAAAAACAAAATATCCAATTCCATTATTCTGGGATACGACGATAAGTTCTTTAATTCAATACTCGATATTGTTCTGAATACCTTAAAATGTAAGTTTGGATTTGTAGGATATATAGCTGAAAGAAAGGGAAAAACATTGGTTTGTCCGACCATGACCTACGATATTTGGGATAAATGCCAGATGCCCAATAAAACAATCGAATTTCCAAAAGAAGTATGGTCAGGAATTTGGGGCGAAAGTCTGATAAAAAAGAAAAGTATCTTTAGAAATGAAAACCTAAAATTACCGATGGGACATGTTCAGCTATCAAACGCCCTGGCAGTTCCAATTCTGTTTCACGAAAAATTAATCGGGCAAATTGTTGTAGCAAATAAAGTGGGTGGCTTTACAGAGAACCACAAACATTTGCTTGAAGATATTTGCAATTACATTGCTCCACTGTTACGGGCAAAACTCAGCGAAGAAAAATATAAAGCAGAACTTGTTTCAGCCAAAGAAAAAGCCGAAGAAGCCAACAAGTTAAAAACAGAATTTCTAAACAACATGTCTCACGAAATTCGTACTCCAATGAATGGGATTATCGGTTTTTCGGAGATGCTTGATGCCCCGGATCTTTCGGAGGAAAAAAGAAAGTACTACTCTAAAATTGTACAAAACAGCAGCTCCCAGTTGTTGAGAATTATTGATGATATACTTGAAATTTCAACATTAGAAACAAGACAGGAAAAAATTAATGAAACAACCTTTTCCTTAAATGATTTCTTAATGGAACTTTTTTCAATTTTTAGTTTGAGGTCAAAAGAAAAAAATATTCCGTTATACCTAAAAAAGGCACTGCATGATAATGAGTGCGAAGTAAGCACCGACAAATCAAAATTGAATAAAATACTGAGCAACCTTATTGAAAATGCCATTAAGTTTACACACTCAGGATTTATCGAATTTGGATATAAAATTAAGGGCGAAAACTTAATTTTTTATGTTCAGGATACCGGAATAGGTATTTCGAGTAATAACAGAGAAATTATTTTTGAACGCTTTTCGCAAGAAGATAAGGAGATTTCCAGAAAACACGGAGGTTTGGGCTTAGGCTTATCCATTTCAAAAGAAAATGCCATATTGCTTGGTGGAGATATTACATTGGAGTCGGAAAAAGGAAAAGGTTCTACTTTTTATGTAAGCATCCCGTTTAAACCCACTAACATAAACAATCATTTACAGATTGATTCAGTGGATAATGGCACGGATAAACAAATTAAAAACTATACCATTCTTGTTGCCGAAGATGAAGAGGTAAACTATTTATATGTAGAAGCTCTTTTTGAGCGAGAAAACGGGAAGAAATTTAATATTATCCATGCAAAAAATGGCAAAGAAGCAGTGGATATCTGTCTTCAGGGTGAAAAAGTAGACCTTGTTCTGATGGATATTAAAATGCCTGTAATGAGCGGATACGAAGCTACCGAAAAAATAAAATCAAAAATCCCCGACTTACCTGTTATTGCACAAACAGCCTACTCTACCTATTCCGATAAACAACTGGCTTTAGATCATGGATGCGACGACTTTATTTCAAAACCACTGAACAAGGAAAAATTGTTCGAGATGATTAATAAATGTTTGAATCTAAAATAA
- a CDS encoding SIR2 family protein, with translation MELKDAIYEILEGNGLLFTGAGASLNATNVKDESLGTLWDLTELLYAKCGLESDGNISNATDEFLEEFGEEELIRLLKDKYTIKEITQEHRTLLSVKWKRIYTTNYDNVIETALVSEHNTAYTSVDIQDRPSFQKDKSKLVVHLNGYINDLNRETLNNSFKLTESSYLTQDFIDSQWISLFRQDLKVSGANIFVGFSLTSDLDLKRIIFNTPDSKEKTFFIVGENEKETTLRSLRRYGTPLSIGLKGFAMEIQKAKQDYIPRPISFRTYRSFKKPQINELPPKVTNTDFFSLLQDGDINERILQFSIFSPDEFPYYVYREKLDKVINVIKNGDENILITSDIGNGKTMFIKGLSYLLHKNGYSVFQYDRFTTFEDEEIQRICESESKAVVIIESYTHHYDVIEKIESSRCDVKLILTERSMINDVTYSKLESILSSHIQFFDLNQLSDKEVDCFIKMFNTYGYWGDKTTFNDDQKFRFITDFDTNSCKRSLRLLLIKQLESSDILGRFQLLISSLKRKSKYYDALSLMLVSNVFNFTLQLDDLFYALDEQILGDYSFRQNPAIKEFINFDESRIKVKSAILSETVLRNLIDSESLVDTLIKVCLKLDKRRNDKNSKIILKELISFSNLERILKKDKEDYRFNILRFFEEIRNMDFCKKNPHYWLQSAISKLAERQYKQADQHFKTAYSFANKLEWFDTYQIDNHYARFLIENEIYFGSEDTCMTQFLKAHKILNNPNDRHKTRHYPFRVALNYFPFYDKYYRTLPKKDKTIFLRSCQEILERINVYMRNVENYRVKKQVEKAKELLITILTDEKSLTSIKV, from the coding sequence ATGGAACTTAAAGATGCTATTTACGAAATTCTTGAGGGCAATGGATTACTCTTTACGGGAGCTGGTGCATCATTGAATGCAACAAATGTAAAGGATGAGTCCCTTGGGACACTCTGGGATTTGACAGAATTATTATATGCCAAGTGTGGCTTAGAGAGTGATGGCAATATTAGCAATGCGACAGACGAATTTTTAGAAGAGTTTGGAGAAGAAGAATTGATAAGATTATTAAAAGACAAGTACACTATTAAAGAGATAACCCAAGAACATCGAACATTATTATCTGTCAAATGGAAAAGAATTTATACAACAAACTATGATAATGTAATAGAAACCGCTCTCGTTTCTGAACACAATACAGCCTATACTTCAGTTGATATCCAAGACAGACCTTCCTTTCAAAAAGATAAATCAAAACTAGTAGTTCACCTGAATGGTTATATAAATGATTTAAATCGAGAAACACTTAATAACTCATTTAAACTGACAGAGTCCAGTTATCTTACTCAGGATTTTATTGATAGTCAATGGATAAGTCTTTTCAGACAAGATTTAAAAGTTTCAGGTGCTAATATATTTGTTGGTTTTTCTCTAACGAGCGATTTAGACCTTAAAAGAATTATCTTCAATACACCTGATTCGAAAGAAAAAACATTTTTTATTGTCGGAGAGAATGAAAAAGAAACGACACTTAGAAGCTTAAGAAGATACGGAACTCCATTGTCAATAGGGCTAAAAGGCTTTGCGATGGAAATACAAAAAGCAAAACAGGATTATATTCCAAGACCAATTAGTTTTAGAACTTATCGTAGTTTTAAAAAACCACAAATAAATGAGCTCCCTCCTAAAGTAACCAATACAGACTTTTTTAGTCTGCTACAGGATGGAGATATTAATGAACGTATATTGCAATTCTCCATATTTTCTCCTGATGAGTTCCCTTACTATGTTTACAGAGAGAAATTAGACAAAGTGATAAATGTTATCAAAAATGGTGATGAGAACATATTAATTACTTCAGATATTGGCAATGGTAAAACTATGTTTATTAAAGGCTTATCATATCTATTACATAAAAATGGGTATAGTGTTTTTCAATATGATAGATTTACAACCTTTGAAGATGAAGAAATTCAACGAATATGTGAATCGGAATCAAAAGCGGTTGTTATTATCGAAAGTTACACTCACCATTATGATGTAATAGAAAAAATAGAGAGTTCTAGGTGTGACGTTAAATTGATATTGACGGAACGAAGCATGATTAATGATGTAACATATTCAAAACTTGAAAGCATACTTAGCTCGCACATCCAATTTTTTGACTTAAATCAACTAAGCGATAAAGAGGTTGATTGTTTCATTAAAATGTTTAATACTTATGGTTATTGGGGAGATAAAACAACGTTTAATGATGACCAAAAATTTCGATTTATTACTGATTTTGATACTAATAGCTGCAAACGTTCACTAAGACTGCTACTTATTAAACAGTTAGAGTCTTCGGATATTTTAGGCCGTTTCCAACTACTAATTTCTAGTCTAAAAAGAAAAAGTAAGTACTATGATGCTCTTTCCTTAATGCTAGTTAGTAATGTCTTCAATTTCACATTACAACTTGATGATTTATTTTATGCATTGGATGAACAAATCCTTGGAGATTACTCTTTTAGACAAAATCCAGCCATTAAAGAGTTTATTAATTTTGATGAGAGTAGAATAAAAGTTAAGTCTGCGATTCTGTCCGAGACCGTTCTTCGTAACCTAATTGACTCCGAATCTTTAGTCGATACTCTTATTAAAGTATGCCTCAAGTTAGATAAAAGAAGAAATGACAAGAATTCAAAGATTATATTAAAAGAGCTTATTTCTTTTTCGAATCTTGAAAGAATCTTAAAGAAAGACAAAGAGGATTATAGATTTAATATTTTAAGATTCTTCGAAGAAATAAGAAATATGGATTTTTGCAAAAAGAATCCTCATTATTGGTTACAATCAGCTATTTCAAAATTAGCAGAAAGGCAATATAAACAGGCAGACCAACATTTTAAAACAGCATATAGTTTCGCAAATAAGCTTGAATGGTTTGACACTTATCAGATAGATAATCATTATGCTCGATTCCTAATCGAGAATGAGATATACTTCGGAAGTGAAGATACTTGTATGACTCAGTTCTTAAAAGCTCACAAAATTCTAAATAACCCCAACGACAGACATAAAACGAGACACTATCCTTTTAGGGTTGCTCTGAATTATTTTCCATTTTATGATAAATACTATCGCACTCTTCCGAAAAAAGATAAAACCATATTTCTACGCTCTTGTCAAGAAATTCTAGAGAGAATAAATGTCTATATGAGAAATGTTGAAAACTACAGGGTGAAAAAACAGGTAGAAAAGGCTAAAGAACTATTAATTACAATATTAACCGATGAGAAAAGTTTAACGAGTATAAAAGTCTAA
- a CDS encoding LytTR family DNA-binding domain-containing protein: MKILIVEDEPLAAAQLAAHISALQPEAKILAVCDTVKATVEWLQNNEAPELAFFDIQLGDGLSFEIFEQTKFNQPVIFTTAYDDYAIRAFKVNSVDYLLKPIEREELKKALDKYEQMAKPVTSSFTPEVLHEVVASLKKKSYKERFLVKVGTHLRVIETADVLYFYSFEKGTYAKLSDGKDYLLDQSLELVEAMVDPDVFFRINRKYLVALKSISDVIAYSNSRLKLKVQQGNDDDFLVAREKVKSFKGWLEGSV, translated from the coding sequence ATGAAAATACTGATAGTTGAAGACGAACCATTGGCAGCGGCACAGCTGGCTGCGCATATTTCTGCCTTACAACCGGAAGCAAAAATACTGGCAGTGTGCGACACTGTGAAAGCTACGGTTGAATGGCTGCAAAATAACGAAGCGCCTGAGTTGGCGTTTTTTGATATTCAGCTGGGTGATGGTCTAAGTTTTGAAATTTTTGAACAGACTAAGTTTAACCAGCCTGTAATATTTACCACGGCTTACGACGATTATGCCATCCGTGCTTTTAAAGTGAACAGCGTGGATTATTTACTGAAACCCATTGAGCGTGAAGAGCTAAAAAAAGCACTCGATAAGTATGAGCAAATGGCCAAACCGGTAACTTCTTCTTTTACTCCCGAAGTGCTGCACGAGGTTGTAGCATCGCTAAAAAAGAAAAGTTACAAAGAGCGTTTTCTGGTGAAAGTGGGTACGCATCTTCGCGTAATTGAAACTGCCGATGTGTTGTATTTCTATAGCTTTGAGAAAGGGACTTATGCCAAACTTTCGGATGGCAAGGATTATTTGCTCGACCAAAGCCTGGAACTGGTAGAAGCGATGGTTGATCCGGATGTGTTTTTCCGTATTAACCGAAAATACCTGGTGGCATTAAAAAGTATCAGCGATGTTATTGCCTACAGTAACTCGCGTTTAAAACTAAAGGTACAACAGGGCAACGACGATGATTTTTTGGTGGCCCGCGAGAAAGTGAAAAGCTTTAAGGGTTGGCTGGAAGGCAGTGTTTAG
- a CDS encoding histidine kinase translates to MRKRVVINWAIAFVVSILIGMVTTVLMGGSLKMPFMQFVWNAGYSLSLGLPLFANGYLFGWFEKRYIDWVNRPGISVVRALLMHFVYSSFVIWTVNWFWFIKIMDREWATFWEYNRGTIISEYIIFVIVASIIYAISFFKAWRYAVRQQEEVKRESLALQYKVLQDQINPHFLFNSLNVLGSLIDIDVEKAKQFTRELSKFYRDVLQFKDLDIISLKEEIDFVTKYIYLQQIRFGEALQVDIIANEKVEGKVIPLSVQALVENAIKHNEISKANPLKIVVAISDDYELVVENNLQPIKQTEDSSKTGLKNMSGRYEYLTGKQMIVTKNGGYFRVSVPLIRVEGMED, encoded by the coding sequence ATGCGAAAACGCGTTGTTATAAACTGGGCAATCGCCTTTGTTGTTTCCATCTTAATCGGGATGGTTACAACTGTATTAATGGGTGGTTCGTTAAAAATGCCTTTTATGCAGTTTGTGTGGAATGCAGGTTATTCATTAAGTCTGGGACTTCCGCTGTTTGCTAACGGCTATTTGTTCGGATGGTTTGAGAAACGATACATCGATTGGGTAAACCGTCCGGGAATAAGCGTTGTGCGTGCTTTGCTCATGCATTTTGTGTATTCCAGTTTTGTAATCTGGACCGTTAACTGGTTTTGGTTTATCAAGATAATGGATCGTGAGTGGGCCACATTTTGGGAATACAACCGCGGAACCATTATATCGGAGTACATTATTTTTGTTATCGTAGCATCGATTATTTATGCCATTTCGTTTTTTAAAGCCTGGCGATATGCTGTAAGACAGCAAGAAGAGGTGAAACGCGAATCGCTGGCGCTGCAATATAAAGTACTGCAGGATCAGATTAATCCGCATTTTCTTTTTAACAGCTTAAATGTGTTGGGAAGCCTCATCGATATTGATGTGGAAAAAGCCAAACAGTTTACGCGCGAACTCTCGAAGTTTTACCGCGATGTGCTGCAGTTTAAAGACCTCGACATTATATCGCTGAAAGAAGAAATTGATTTTGTGACCAAATACATTTACCTGCAGCAAATTCGTTTTGGCGAGGCTCTCCAGGTAGATATTATTGCCAACGAAAAGGTGGAAGGGAAAGTTATTCCACTGTCGGTGCAGGCTTTGGTGGAGAATGCAATTAAACACAACGAAATATCGAAGGCCAATCCGCTAAAAATTGTGGTGGCTATTTCCGACGATTACGAATTGGTTGTTGAGAATAATCTTCAACCAATAAAACAAACGGAAGATTCGAGTAAAACCGGCCTTAAAAACATGTCGGGACGCTACGAATACCTTACCGGAAAACAAATGATCGTAACCAAGAATGGTGGTTATTTCCGGGTGAGTGTTCCATTGATAAGGGTTGAGGGAATGGAGGATTGA
- a CDS encoding TonB-dependent receptor encodes MLKSTDLPEGDNTGISLMTIGAEANRTERWENTSLNVSGGYTNLSLYDKVFKSNVDWEKPVQSVNGTTVFRHKTNSSGMLKAYVTADYGDLAYLVPAGDNGEKMKISSKGGTVYSNLSYRDCFSEKSCYRIGVSSTYQDNRLGLGADDVNTKELNIESRFAVVHDLSEGVKLTWGVNETYNKYDQDYIENDGATYNGSFDDHLLGAFVEPEIKFTKNFGIRPGFRTEYSSVINKWNVAPRFALALKTGEKAQLAGAWGLYYQTPQADYLKINTDLEFEKAMHYILSYQFGDNSERLFRTEAYYKKYSDLITYSVGENGLPENLQNDGSGYAAGFDIFWRDQKSIKGFDYWITYSYIDTKRKYQYYPEKATPYFISDHNFSVVGKYWVNKINTQFGASFTAASGRPFNDPNSMKFNSERTKMYSDLSLNMSHVFYLGNQYSVLYCSVNNVLGNDNVLSYRPTNVADAQGNYSLVPVKRDMKRFVFVGLFLNF; translated from the coding sequence GTGTTGAAATCTACCGATCTTCCTGAAGGCGACAACACAGGTATTTCATTAATGACGATTGGCGCTGAGGCCAACCGCACCGAACGTTGGGAAAATACCTCGCTGAATGTATCGGGAGGATATACCAATCTGAGTTTATACGATAAGGTTTTTAAAAGCAATGTTGACTGGGAGAAACCTGTTCAGTCTGTGAACGGAACTACAGTTTTTCGTCATAAAACAAATTCAAGCGGCATGCTTAAGGCATATGTTACTGCTGATTATGGTGACCTGGCATACCTCGTTCCTGCCGGCGATAACGGAGAAAAAATGAAAATCAGCAGCAAAGGAGGGACCGTTTATTCCAATCTTTCGTACCGCGACTGTTTTTCAGAAAAATCGTGCTACCGTATCGGTGTTTCGTCCACTTACCAGGATAACCGTTTGGGATTGGGAGCCGACGATGTGAATACCAAAGAACTTAATATTGAATCGCGCTTTGCTGTTGTGCACGATCTTTCAGAGGGTGTGAAATTAACGTGGGGAGTGAACGAAACTTACAACAAATACGACCAGGATTACATTGAAAATGATGGCGCAACTTACAATGGTTCTTTTGACGACCATTTATTGGGTGCTTTTGTTGAGCCGGAGATCAAATTCACAAAAAACTTTGGTATCCGCCCGGGATTCCGTACTGAATATTCGTCGGTGATTAACAAATGGAACGTGGCACCACGTTTTGCCCTGGCTTTAAAAACCGGAGAAAAGGCACAACTGGCCGGTGCATGGGGATTGTACTATCAAACGCCGCAAGCCGACTACCTGAAAATAAATACTGATCTGGAGTTTGAAAAAGCGATGCATTATATTCTAAGCTACCAGTTCGGCGACAACTCGGAGCGCTTGTTCCGCACTGAAGCGTATTACAAAAAATACAGCGACCTGATCACTTATTCTGTGGGCGAAAACGGATTACCGGAAAATCTTCAAAACGACGGAAGCGGTTACGCCGCAGGTTTCGATATCTTTTGGCGCGATCAGAAAAGTATAAAAGGATTCGACTACTGGATTACCTATTCGTACATCGACACTAAACGGAAATACCAGTACTATCCTGAAAAAGCCACGCCTTACTTTATTTCTGACCACAATTTTTCGGTAGTGGGGAAATATTGGGTGAATAAAATAAATACGCAGTTTGGCGCTTCGTTTACAGCTGCCAGCGGACGTCCCTTCAATGACCCGAATTCCATGAAGTTTAACAGCGAACGAACCAAAATGTACTCCGACCTGAGTCTGAACATGAGTCATGTGTTTTACCTTGGCAATCAATATTCGGTGTTGTACTGCTCGGTAAACAATGTTTTGGGAAATGACAATGTGCTAAGCTACCGCCCTACAAATGTTGCCGATGCCCAGGGTAACTACTCGCTTGTTCCGGTAAAACGCGACATGAAACGCTTTGTGTTTGTTGGGTTATTTCTGAATTTTTAG